In Chitinophaga oryzae, the sequence CGTAAAGCCCAAGTGGAACGCCGACAAAGCCGCTTTCTTCGCAGAATGGTCCGCAAAGCTGGACGATGTTTCCGCTTTCACGGCGCCGGAGCTGGAAGCCAGCTTCAAAGCGTTCGCCGCTGAAAAGAACATCAAGATGGGCGAGCTGCAGCTGCCTTTCCGTATCATGCTCACCGGCGGTAAATTCGGCCCTCCCGTATTTGACATTGCTGCCACGCTGGGCCTCACCGAGACCCGCACCCGCATCGCCAAAGGCGTAGCGGCTTTTGGCTAACCAGGAATTACGAATTACGAATTGAGGGCTCCCATTTAGAAAGGTTATTAAATAACCGCTCTATAAGGGAGCCCTCAATTCGTAATTCGTAATTCGTAATTCCTAATTGTTTTTTCCTTTTTCTTTAGCCCAGGCGTCTTTCAGGGTAACGGTCCTGTTGAACACCACTTTGTCAGGCGTGCTGTCGGGATCTACCGTGAAATAACCCTTACGCATAAACTGGAAGCGGTCGCCGGCTTTGGCCTGTAACAGGCCCGGCTCTACGTACGCTTCTTTGACCACCTGCAGGGATTCCGGGTTGAGGAATTCCTTGAAGTCGCCCTCTTCTGCAGCCGGGTTCTCTGATTTAAAGAGACGGTCATACAGTCTGACCTCGGCGGTGGCGGCGTGTTCGGCGCTCACCCAGTGAATGGTGCCTTTTACGGTCATGCCGCTATGGTCTCCGCCGCTCTTGCTTTCCGGCAGATAGCTGGCATAGATAGTGGTGATGTTGCCGTCAGCGTCTTTTTCCACGCTTTCCCCTTTGATGATGTAGGCGTTTTTCAGGCGCACATGCAGGCCGGGGCCCAGCCGGAAGAATTTCTTCGGAGGTTCTTCCATGAAGTCTTCCCGCTCTATATAAAGGGTTTTGCTGAAATACAGGGTACGGCTGCCGGCAGAAGCGTCTTCCGGGTTGTTTTCCGCACTCATTTCTTCCACCTGTCCGTCGGGGTAGTTGGAGATGATCAGCTTCACCGGGTCCAGCACGGCCATCACACGGTTGGCCGTCTTGTTCAGCTCCTCGCGGATGCAGAATTCCAGCAGGCCGAGGTCGATCATTTGCTCGCGTTTCTGTACGCCTACCCTTTCACAAAACTGACGGATGCTGGCAGGGGTATAGCCACGGCGGCGCAGGCCGCTGATAGTGGGCATACGGGGATCATCCCAGCCGCTCACATATTTTTCTTCCACCAGCTGTTTCAGTTTTCGTTTACTCATCACCGTGTAGGTCACGTTCAGACGGGAGAACTCATACTGATGGCTGGGGAATATTTCCAGTTCCTTGATAAACCAGTCGTACAGTGCACGGTGGGGAATGAACTCCAGCGTACAGAGGGAATGGGTAATGTTTTCGATACTGTCGCTCTGGCCGTGGGCGAAGTCGTACATCGGATAGATGCACCATTTGTCGCCGGTACGGTGGTGATGCGCATGTTTGATGCGGTACATGAGGGGATCACGCATGTGCATGTTGGGAGACGCCAGGTCTATTTTGGCACGGAGGGTTTTTTCGCCGTCTTTAAATTCACCGGCGCGCATCCGGGCAAACAGGTCCAGGTTTTCTTCCACAGACCTGCTTCTGGCAGGCGTAGGCGTACCGGGAGTGGTAGGCGTGCCTTTGCTGGCCGCTATTTCCTCGGCGGTAGCATCTTCTACGTAAGCCAGCCCCTTCTTGATCAGCGTCACCGCAAATTCATATATCTGCTCAAAGTAGTCGGAAGCATACAGTTCTTGGTCCCACTCATAGCCCAGCCAGCGGATGTCCGCCTTGATGGAATCCACGTATTCGGTGTCTTCTGTGACAGGGTTGGTATCGTCAAAGCGGAGATTGGTTTTGCCATTGAATTGCTGGGCCAGGCCAAAGTTCACGGCAATAGACTTGGCATGTCCTATATGGAGATAGCCGTTCGGTTCGGGCGGGAAACGCGTCAGCACACGTCCGCCGTTGACGCCATTAGCAATGTCGTCTGCTACGATCTGTTCTATAAAATTGAGTGACCTTTCTTCGCTCATAAAAAAATTAAATATGTCTGCAAAGGTAGCAAAAATAGCGCTTAGCTTTTAGTTACGGCTAATCCTTATCTTTACGACCTTAATTTTTTTAAGCATGGTCAACCAGTTAAATCGCCCCGTTCGTGTGTTGGTCGCTAAAGTCGGCCTCGATGGCCACGACCGTGGCGCCAAAGTGATCGCTGCCGCCCTCCGGGACGCCGGTATGGAAGTTATATACACCGGGTTAAGGCAAACCCCCGAAATGGTGGTCAACGCCGCCCTCCAGGAAGATGTGGACGCCATCGGCATCAGCATCCTTTCCGGCGCACACATGACGGTTTTTCCTAAAGTGATAGCGCTCATGAAAGAGAAGGGCATGAACGACGTACTGCTCACCGGCGGCGGTATCATCCCCGATGCGGACATGCAGCAGCTGCAGGATATGGGCGTGGGCAAACTGTTCCCCCCGGGCACCCATACCAAAGATATTTCCGACTATATCACCACCTGGGTGGCCGGTCACAGAAATTTTTAAAATTTTTTTCGTGTAGCCGTAACATTTCCACGGGCGGGTCGTCTTCTGGGTATAAATCACCAGAAATCTAAGAAACCACAACCGCCATTTTTATGAAATACAAGTTATACCCTTCTCTGTTACTGTTGCTGTTATGCACTGTAAGTGCCTTTGCTCAGGAAAACACAGATTCCACGGACCAGAAGAAGACTGCCGACAGCAGAATATCGATCTCCTTTGGCAAATACCCTAAAAAGCGGGAAAAGAGCTATGTTACCTCCGGCCTGTCGGGCATGCTCTCTTTTGCTGACATGAAACAGAACGGGGAGCATATGCGCAACATCCCCCGCTTCAGCTTCATTTTAAATTATCATGTTAATTACAACAAGGACTTTACCCGCCACTTCGGAGCGTTTACTGGCCTGGAATTCAAGAATATAGGACTGATCTCCAAACCAGCTGATTCCCTGAAGCTGAAACAACGGGTGTATACGCTGGGCGTACCAATCGGGTTTAAAATCGGCGACGTGACCGGAGGCGATTTCTTCTTCTTCGGCGGAGAACTGGACCTGGCTTTCAACTACAAGGAAAAACAATTTGTGGATGGTAAAAAAGTACACAAATTCAACGAATGGTTCAGCGACCGTACACCGCTGATCATGCCATCGCTGTTTGCCGGCCTCCGGGTACATGGTTTCGGCGTGAAAGTGCAGTACTATCCGCAGAATTTCTTTAACAGGGATTTCAGCTATGGCTCCGGTGTTAATAAAGTATACCCCTACCGGAATACAGACGCCAACCTGATATTTGTCACCTTGGGTTATACTTTCAACGGCGTGAAATACTTTAAAGTGCCCAGGAAAAGGCACTACATGAAAATGAAAAGCGGAAAAGCGGAGATAGAGGTGAACTATTAAGCCCCTGAAACGTTATTTCTTCATAATTTCCGTAGCAGGCCCCGGTTTGCTACGGAATTTTTTTTATGTGCAGCCATCAACCGAAAAAAAACCTCAAACAAAGGCTTTATGAAGAAACAATTACTCCTCTTTGCCACCTTTTTCCTGTTAACCCACACCGTCCGGGCACAGTTTGAAATCGGTGTTTCCGGCGGGTATGTCAATAACTATGTACATACCAACGCCGGCTATCGCGCTTTTACGCAGTATCACCAGTACAGCGGCTTTACGGCCGGCCTGGTGCTGCAATACCGCTTCAACGACTGGCTGGCCATACAGGCGGACCCATCGTATATCCGCAAAAGTTATGAGCTGCGCCGTGATCACTTCTTCGACGGCATTTACCAGTATAACCTCAACGGCTATCTGCAATTGCCGCTGATGGCGCATTTTTCCTTTGGCGGACAAAAGCTGCGAGGCTTCGTGAATGCCGGCGGTTACGGCGCCTACTGGATCAGCGGCCGTGTTAAAGGCGCTATGGCCAACGTGTTCAGCAGTAACCCGGACGTGCCGGACGATGAGCAGACCTCGGATTTTTTCCGGTATAATACCGCTTACCATTACGACGAAAAGTACACTTTCGACAGCCGCCGCGACCGGCGGATGGAATGGGGCCTCGTTGCCGGTGGCGGCGTGGAATACCTGCTGCACAAACGTTTCCGCTTTTTCGCCGAAGCCCGCTATTACTATTCGCTCACAGACCAACAGAAAAATTACATGATCAACCAGGTGCCCCGGTATAACGATACCTACGTACTGCAGGCAGGATGCCTGTTCAACCTTCGCCACCTGTTCCACGGCGATGCCGAATAAATGTTGCTCACCATTAATTTTTATGAAGATGAAATCTCCTGTCAGCTATATACTGCCCCTGTTGATGATAATACTGTTGATGACTGCCGCCTGCCGGAAAGACCTGCCACAGCTGAATGAACCGCAGGACTACGTCAGCGCCAATTTCAACGAAGTGTTCGATGCCTTCTGGACCGGCATGAACAATAATTATGTTTTCTGGGATATTGATACGGTCGACTGGGACCGGGTGCACCGCACCTACAAGCCCCTCTTCGCCCAACTGAATATCAATGACTCCAACGATGTCCGTAAGGCCTATACTTATTTTAAGCAGATGACGGCCGGGCTGGTGGATTCCCATTACAATATTGACTTTGCAGACACCTGGCTGGCAGACTCCAATTCCGTGAACCCGGCCTACCAGCGGAAGCGTGCTAGCGCTGGCTATCATCCCCGCATCAGCATCTTCCATTTCTATGATACCATTCCCAGGCACTATCTCAGTGCCGGCCGCCGCGGGTTTACCAATACGCCCGACGGCCGCCAGTATGTGGCCGTTTCCGGTACCATCAATCAGAATATCCTGTACCTGTACTTCAGCGGGTTCAACCTTAAAACGCTTTTCAATACCGACACCATGAACGGTGTAAAACGGGTGGAGCAGTATTTTTTTGATAATCTGGCCCAGCGCAACGATCTGAAAGGCATCATCATCGACGTGCGGGGCAACGGCGGCGGCAGTCTGGACGATCTGAACTTCCTGCTGGGAAAAATGGTGACCCAGCCGGTCCATTTCGGTTATACCCGCTCCAAGCTGGGCAACGGAAGGCTGGACTACACTCCATGGGCGCCCGCCTATGTGACGCCGCAGACCGGGGCCAAAGCTATCACCGTCCCTATTGTGATGCTGGCAGATGCATGGTCGGTCAGCATGGCGGAAATAACCACCATGGCCGTAAAAGCCCTGCCCAACGGGCATTTTGTGGGAGAGCGCACCTGGGGCGCCAACGGGCCGCTGACAGGTAATAAATTTTATAACGGCGGCCAGTTCGGCACCGGCTGGCTCAACCTGGTATATACCTCTTCCCTTGTGTTCAAATACATCGACGGAAATGTGTATGAGGGAGTTGGATTTTCCCCGGACAGGGCCGTGCCGTACAATCCGGCGGCACTGCGCGCCGGCCGCGACCTGCAACTGGAGGCAGCCCTGAGCCTGATTCGTTAGTTATCGAATATTGCTTAATATTGATAAACTAAAAAAAGAAGGCCCATGTACCAGACATTAACCACGCAACTGGATAATAATATTCTGATCGTGACGATCAACCGCCCGGAAAAGATGAACGCCCTCAACCAGCGGATGATGGGAGAACTGGGCCTGGTGATCGACGAAATTTACCGGAACAAAGACATCAAAGCGGCCGTTCTCACCGGCTCCGGCGAGAAAGCCTTTGTAGCCGGTGCTGACATCAGCGAATTCCTGACCCTCTCCCCCAAACAGGGCGAAGAGCTGGCCAAAAGCGGCCATGTGGTGTTTCAGCGGATAGAATGCTCTCCTAAGCCTATCATAGCAGCTGTCAACGGCTTTGCGCTGGGCGGCGGCTGCGAACTGGCCATGGCCTGCCATTTCCGTATCGCCAGCGAAAACGCCAGATTCGGCCAGCCAGAGGTGAACCTGGGCCTGATCCCCGGCTATGGCGGCACCCAGCGGCTTACCCAGCTGATTGGCAAAGGAAAGGCCACAGAGCTGATGATGACGGGAGACATGCTCACTGCCGCAGAGGCCCTGGCATGGGGGCTGGTAAACCATGTGGTGAAGCTGGAAGAGCTACTGCCCAAAGCCATCGCCATCCTGCAGAAAATACAGACCAAAGCCCCGCTGGCCGTGGCCCGCGTGGTGAAATGCGTAAACGCCGCCCTGGATAAGGATGTAGACGGCTGGGAAACCGAAATACGGGAATTTGCCGCCTGTTTCGCTACCAAAGACCTGCAGGAGGGCGCCGAAGCTTTTATTCAGAAAAGACAGGCAAATTTTAAGGGCGAATAATAGCAGAACGCTTTACTTTTGCTGCATTAATTCATAAAAGCTTAAGCCATGGAATTTAGAATAGAGAAAGACACAATGGGTGAAGTACAGGTGCCTGTAAACGCCTATTACGGTGCTCAAACACAGCGCTCCATTGAGAATTTCAAGATCGCCCAGGACATCAACAGAATGCCTAAAGAAATCATCAGGGCATTTGCTTACCTGAAGAAAGCGGCAGCACTCACCAACCTGGACGCAGGCGTACTGCCCAAAGAAAAAAGCGATCTGATTGGCCAGGTGTGCGATGAAATACTGGAAGGTAAACTGGACAACGAGTTCCCGCTGGTAGTATGGCAAACAGGTTCCGGTACCCAGTCCAACATGAACGTGAACGAAGTGGTGGCTTACCGCGCGCACGTTATCCACGGTGGCCAGCTCACCGATAAAGACAAGTTCGTGCACCCGAACGACGACGTGAACAAATCACAATCCTCCAACGATACCTTCCCTACCGCTATGCACATCGCGGCGTACAAAATGCTGGTGGAAACAACCATCCCCGGTATTAAAAAACTGCGCGACACGCTGGCTAAAAAAGCAGAAGCTTTCAAACATGTGGTGAAAATCGGCCGCACCCACTTCATGGATGCTACACCGCTCACCCTCGGACAGGAAATCAGCGGCTATGTGGCCCAGCTCGACCACGGGCTGAGAGCCATCAACAACGCGCTGCCTCACCTGAGTGAACTGGCCCTCGGCGGTACCGCCGTAGGTACCGGTATCAATACCCCCAAAGGTTATTCCGAAAACGTAGCGGCGCACATCGCCAAACTGACCGGACTGCCTTTCGTGACTGCTCCCAACAAATTTGAAGCGCTGGCTGCCCACGACGCCATCGTGGAAGCCCACGGCGCCCTCAAAACAGTAGCAGTAAGCCTGATGAAAATCGCCAACGACGTGCGTATGCTGAGCTCCGGCCCCCGCGCAGGCATCGGCGAAATCCACATCCCGGACAACGAGCCCGGATCTTCCATCATGCCCGGTAAAGTAAACCCCACCCAATGTGAAGCCCTCACCATGATCGCTGCACAAGTAATGGGTAACGACGTAGCTATCTCCGTAGGCGGCGCCAACGGGCACTTTGAACTCAACGTGTTCAAACCGGTGATGATCTATAACTTCCTGCACTCCGCCCGCCTCATCGGCGAAGGCTGCGTGAGCTTCAACGACAAATGCGCTGAAGGCATCGAACCGATCGAAGCCAACATCCGCAAACACGTGGAAAACTCCCTGATGCTGGTGACTGCCCTCAATACCAAAATTGGTTATTACAAAGCGGCAGAAATCGCACAGAAAGCACATAAAGAAGGTACCACACTGAAGGAAATGGCAGTGAAACTGGGCTACGTAACTCCCGAACAATTCGACGAGTGGGTAGTTCCCGGTAACATGGTCGGCGACATTAAATAATAATTGCGAATTACGGATTGCGAATTACGAATTAGGGGCTGTCCTGGGCCCATCCATGAATGGCCTGTCTGATGACGAATTCCCAATTCGTAATTCGTAATTCGTAATCCGTAATTTATGAATATCCTTTTCTTCAGTACCCAGCCCTACGACATTACTTATTTTAATCAGGCTAACCCTGGTAATACGCATCACTTCCGCTTCCTGGAATACCCGCTCAACGAAGACAATACCGCGCTGATCAAAGATGAAACTGCCGTCTGCATTTTTGTGAACGATAAAGCCGATGCTGCCGTCATCCGACTGCTGAAGGAAAAAGGCATCAGGCTGATCGCGCTCCGCTGCGCCGGCTTCAACAACGTAGACCTCAAAGCCGCAGCAGAAGCAGGCATCAGGGTCGTACGCGTACCGGCCTATTCTCCGCACGCGGTAGCCGAACATGCGGTTGCATTGCTGCTGGCGCTAAACAGGAAGTTATATAAATCGTATAACCGTGTACGTGATAATAACTTTACATTAAGCGGACTGGAAGGGTTTGATGTGTATGGAAAAACAGTAGGCGTCATCGGTACCGGTAATATCGGCGCAGTATTCTGCCGTATCATGCTGGGCTTCGGCTGCAAAGTACTGGCACATGATGTTTACAACAACAAAGACCTGATGGAAGCCGGCGTGACCTATGTATCACCGGAGGCCATCATGGAGCAATCGGATATTATCTCCCTGCATTGCCCGCTGACACAGGATACCAGGCATCTCATCAACGCACATACGATTCACCGGATGAAACGCGGCGTTATGCTGATCAATACCAGCCGTGGCGGTTTGATAGATACCAAAGCCGTGGTGGAAGCGCTGAAAGACGGCCATATCGGTGCGCTCGGCATCGATGTGTATGAACAGGAAGAACAACTCTTCTTCCAGAATTTCTCCGGCACTATTATCCAGGACGATGTGCTTTCGCGCCTCACTACTTTTCCCAACGTGCTCGTAACAGCGCATCAGGGATTCTTTACCAGGGAAGCGCTCACGCAGATCGCGGAAACAACGCTGGCTAATATCACCGCCTTCGGAAAAAATGAAATCCTCAAAAATGAAATAACCCAGGGCTGAAGCCCTGGGCTACTCTCGCTTCAAAACAGCTAAAATAACGTAGCCCTGGCGTTAACC encodes:
- a CDS encoding glutamine--tRNA ligase/YqeY domain fusion protein, producing the protein MSEERSLNFIEQIVADDIANGVNGGRVLTRFPPEPNGYLHIGHAKSIAVNFGLAQQFNGKTNLRFDDTNPVTEDTEYVDSIKADIRWLGYEWDQELYASDYFEQIYEFAVTLIKKGLAYVEDATAEEIAASKGTPTTPGTPTPARSRSVEENLDLFARMRAGEFKDGEKTLRAKIDLASPNMHMRDPLMYRIKHAHHHRTGDKWCIYPMYDFAHGQSDSIENITHSLCTLEFIPHRALYDWFIKELEIFPSHQYEFSRLNVTYTVMSKRKLKQLVEEKYVSGWDDPRMPTISGLRRRGYTPASIRQFCERVGVQKREQMIDLGLLEFCIREELNKTANRVMAVLDPVKLIISNYPDGQVEEMSAENNPEDASAGSRTLYFSKTLYIEREDFMEEPPKKFFRLGPGLHVRLKNAYIIKGESVEKDADGNITTIYASYLPESKSGGDHSGMTVKGTIHWVSAEHAATAEVRLYDRLFKSENPAAEEGDFKEFLNPESLQVVKEAYVEPGLLQAKAGDRFQFMRKGYFTVDPDSTPDKVVFNRTVTLKDAWAKEKGKNN
- a CDS encoding cobalamin B12-binding domain-containing protein, whose protein sequence is MVNQLNRPVRVLVAKVGLDGHDRGAKVIAAALRDAGMEVIYTGLRQTPEMVVNAALQEDVDAIGISILSGAHMTVFPKVIALMKEKGMNDVLLTGGGIIPDADMQQLQDMGVGKLFPPGTHTKDISDYITTWVAGHRNF
- a CDS encoding porin family protein; its protein translation is MKKQLLLFATFFLLTHTVRAQFEIGVSGGYVNNYVHTNAGYRAFTQYHQYSGFTAGLVLQYRFNDWLAIQADPSYIRKSYELRRDHFFDGIYQYNLNGYLQLPLMAHFSFGGQKLRGFVNAGGYGAYWISGRVKGAMANVFSSNPDVPDDEQTSDFFRYNTAYHYDEKYTFDSRRDRRMEWGLVAGGGVEYLLHKRFRFFAEARYYYSLTDQQKNYMINQVPRYNDTYVLQAGCLFNLRHLFHGDAE
- a CDS encoding S41 family peptidase codes for the protein MKMKSPVSYILPLLMIILLMTAACRKDLPQLNEPQDYVSANFNEVFDAFWTGMNNNYVFWDIDTVDWDRVHRTYKPLFAQLNINDSNDVRKAYTYFKQMTAGLVDSHYNIDFADTWLADSNSVNPAYQRKRASAGYHPRISIFHFYDTIPRHYLSAGRRGFTNTPDGRQYVAVSGTINQNILYLYFSGFNLKTLFNTDTMNGVKRVEQYFFDNLAQRNDLKGIIIDVRGNGGGSLDDLNFLLGKMVTQPVHFGYTRSKLGNGRLDYTPWAPAYVTPQTGAKAITVPIVMLADAWSVSMAEITTMAVKALPNGHFVGERTWGANGPLTGNKFYNGGQFGTGWLNLVYTSSLVFKYIDGNVYEGVGFSPDRAVPYNPAALRAGRDLQLEAALSLIR
- a CDS encoding enoyl-CoA hydratase/isomerase family protein, producing MYQTLTTQLDNNILIVTINRPEKMNALNQRMMGELGLVIDEIYRNKDIKAAVLTGSGEKAFVAGADISEFLTLSPKQGEELAKSGHVVFQRIECSPKPIIAAVNGFALGGGCELAMACHFRIASENARFGQPEVNLGLIPGYGGTQRLTQLIGKGKATELMMTGDMLTAAEALAWGLVNHVVKLEELLPKAIAILQKIQTKAPLAVARVVKCVNAALDKDVDGWETEIREFAACFATKDLQEGAEAFIQKRQANFKGE
- the fumC gene encoding class II fumarate hydratase — translated: MEFRIEKDTMGEVQVPVNAYYGAQTQRSIENFKIAQDINRMPKEIIRAFAYLKKAAALTNLDAGVLPKEKSDLIGQVCDEILEGKLDNEFPLVVWQTGSGTQSNMNVNEVVAYRAHVIHGGQLTDKDKFVHPNDDVNKSQSSNDTFPTAMHIAAYKMLVETTIPGIKKLRDTLAKKAEAFKHVVKIGRTHFMDATPLTLGQEISGYVAQLDHGLRAINNALPHLSELALGGTAVGTGINTPKGYSENVAAHIAKLTGLPFVTAPNKFEALAAHDAIVEAHGALKTVAVSLMKIANDVRMLSSGPRAGIGEIHIPDNEPGSSIMPGKVNPTQCEALTMIAAQVMGNDVAISVGGANGHFELNVFKPVMIYNFLHSARLIGEGCVSFNDKCAEGIEPIEANIRKHVENSLMLVTALNTKIGYYKAAEIAQKAHKEGTTLKEMAVKLGYVTPEQFDEWVVPGNMVGDIK
- a CDS encoding 2-hydroxyacid dehydrogenase, which gives rise to MNILFFSTQPYDITYFNQANPGNTHHFRFLEYPLNEDNTALIKDETAVCIFVNDKADAAVIRLLKEKGIRLIALRCAGFNNVDLKAAAEAGIRVVRVPAYSPHAVAEHAVALLLALNRKLYKSYNRVRDNNFTLSGLEGFDVYGKTVGVIGTGNIGAVFCRIMLGFGCKVLAHDVYNNKDLMEAGVTYVSPEAIMEQSDIISLHCPLTQDTRHLINAHTIHRMKRGVMLINTSRGGLIDTKAVVEALKDGHIGALGIDVYEQEEQLFFQNFSGTIIQDDVLSRLTTFPNVLVTAHQGFFTREALTQIAETTLANITAFGKNEILKNEITQG